CCTGCACGCTGGGAATCCCGAAGCGGTTCCACCACACGGTCGAACTGCCCGGCGGATAGTAGTTGGGAATCCAGTAGTAGTTCCATTGCAGCACCCGGTCGAGTGCATGGGCGTAGCGCAACATGTCGGCCTGGGTGGTGGCACGAACCAGGCCGTTGACCAGCGTATCGACCGCCGGGTTTTTCAACACCATGTAATTGTTGGAGCCCGGATCATTGGCCGCCGCGGAGCCAAAATAGTTGTTCAGTTCGTTGCCCGGCGAGGTGGTGACCGGATAGCCGGTGACGATCATGTCGTAGTCCCGGGACATCAGCCGATTGACGTACTGGGACGAGTCGATGCGGCGGATGTTCAGGTCGATACCGATCTGCTTCAGCGTGCGCTTGTACGGCAGCAGCAAACGGTCCAAGCCGTTCTGGCTGACCAGGAAAGTAAAGCTCAGCGGTTTGCCTTCGGCATTCACCAGTTGGTCGCCATCGGGTTTCCACCCGGCCTGCTCCAGCAAGTCCAGCGCTTGCAGTTGTTTGTCGCGGATCACGCCGCTGCCGTCGGTTTTCGGTGCTTCGAAGACTTTGGTGAACACTTCGTCGGGAATCTGTCCGCGCAAGGGTTCAAGAATCGCCAGCTCCGCGGCATCCGGCAGGCTGCGGGCGGCGAGTTCGGTATTGGAGAAAAAGCTCTGCTGGCGGATATAGAGGTCGCGCATCATCTGCCGGTTGCTCCATTCAAAATCCCAGAGCATCGCCAGTGCCTGACGTACACGGCGATCCTGAAACAGCGGATTTTGCAGGTTGAACACGAAGCCTTGCGCCGATTGCGGTGCGTTTTGCGCCAGATGCGCCTTTTGCAGGCGCCCGTCACTGAGCGCCGGGCTGTCGTAGCCGATGGAGTAACCGGTGGCGGAGAATTCACGGTTGTAGTCATAGGCGCCGCCGCGCAACACTTGGCGCGCCACGTCGGTATCGCCGAAGTACTCGATGCTGAAACGGTCGAAATTGTAGAGGCCGCGGCTGACCGGCAGGTCCTTGCCCCACCAGTCGGGATTGCGCTCGAAGGTGATACTGCGCCCGGAGTCGACCTTGCTCACCTTGTACGGACCGCTGCCCAGTGGTGGCTCGTAACCACCGCCGCTGGCGAAATCACGGGTTTTCCACCAATGCTCGGGAAACACCGGCAAGGTCGCGATGTCGAGGGGCAGGGTGCGGTTCTCGTTGCTCTTGAAGTCGAACCGAACGGTGCTCGGCGATTCCACTTCGACGCCTTTGACGTCGGCGAATTGCGTGCGATACCGCAGGCTGCCCTGGGTCATCAGCAGGTCGAAGGTGTAGCGCACGTCCTCGGCGGTGATTGACTTGCCATCGGCGAAGCGGGCCTTGGGGTTGAGGTAGAAGCGCAGGGACAACCCGTCATCCGAACGCTCCATCTTCTGCGCCACCAGGCCATAAACGGTGTAAGGCTCGTCCAGCGAGCGCTGGGCCAGAGGCGAATAGATCAAGCCGTCGATCTGCGTCACGCCGATGCCTTTGTCTATATAAGGCAGGACATGATCGAAATGCCCGATCTCGATCGCCGAGCGCCGCATCGTCCCCCCCTTGGGGGCCTGCGGGTTGGTGTAGGCAAAATGACTGAAGCCGGCAGGGTACTTCGCCGGTTCGCCGTAGACGGTCAGCGCATGTTGGGGGGCGGCGTTCACACCGGCGGCGCCCAACAGCAGGGCCACGGCAGTGAACAGCAAAGTAGGGAAAGCCAGTCGCATTGTCAGCCTTAGAGCCGGGTGGTCGATAACCGCAATTTGTACGCTAGCGGCGCGTCCCTCGCCAGCCGTATCACGCATACGAAACACGACGGCCCACCAAAAAGGCGGGCCGTTGTGCGTAGAACTTGGCGATTGGATCAGTCCTGGCGGCTGGTCACTTCCAGCAAGTGGTAACCAAACTGAGTCTTGACCGGACCTTGCACCACGTTGATCGGTGCACTGAAGACCACGGTGTCGAATTCCTTGACCATCTGGCCTGGACCGAACGAGCCCAGGTCACCGCCTTGGCGGCTGGACGGGCAGGTGGAATTGGCTTTGGCAATTTCGGCGAAATCGGCACCCGCTTCGATTTGGGCTTTGAGTTCGTTGCACTTGTCTTCGCTGGAAACCAGGATGTGACGGGCAGTGGCTTTAGCCATGGGAAATACTCCTTTCAATGTTCAATAAACTGCGGAGCCTACCGGATTCAGTGGCCCATTTCTTCTCAAAGTTCCTTCCAATGCCTAAAGGCCAGCCTTTCGCAGGCGTTCGGCGTGCTGCACATACAAATCAATGGGGTTG
This DNA window, taken from Pseudomonas fluorescens NCIMB 11764, encodes the following:
- a CDS encoding peptidylprolyl isomerase — encoded protein: MAKATARHILVSSEDKCNELKAQIEAGADFAEIAKANSTCPSSRQGGDLGSFGPGQMVKEFDTVVFSAPINVVQGPVKTQFGYHLLEVTSRQD
- a CDS encoding extracellular solute-binding protein: MRLAFPTLLFTAVALLLGAAGVNAAPQHALTVYGEPAKYPAGFSHFAYTNPQAPKGGTMRRSAIEIGHFDHVLPYIDKGIGVTQIDGLIYSPLAQRSLDEPYTVYGLVAQKMERSDDGLSLRFYLNPKARFADGKSITAEDVRYTFDLLMTQGSLRYRTQFADVKGVEVESPSTVRFDFKSNENRTLPLDIATLPVFPEHWWKTRDFASGGGYEPPLGSGPYKVSKVDSGRSITFERNPDWWGKDLPVSRGLYNFDRFSIEYFGDTDVARQVLRGGAYDYNREFSATGYSIGYDSPALSDGRLQKAHLAQNAPQSAQGFVFNLQNPLFQDRRVRQALAMLWDFEWSNRQMMRDLYIRQQSFFSNTELAARSLPDAAELAILEPLRGQIPDEVFTKVFEAPKTDGSGVIRDKQLQALDLLEQAGWKPDGDQLVNAEGKPLSFTFLVSQNGLDRLLLPYKRTLKQIGIDLNIRRIDSSQYVNRLMSRDYDMIVTGYPVTTSPGNELNNYFGSAAANDPGSNNYMVLKNPAVDTLVNGLVRATTQADMLRYAHALDRVLQWNYYWIPNYYPPGSSTVWWNRFGIPSVQAANDEAIESWWEVSTTPLTNQQMTAELIKRGKPGGPH